In a genomic window of Struthio camelus isolate bStrCam1 chromosome 20, bStrCam1.hap1, whole genome shotgun sequence:
- the LOC104139794 gene encoding ficolin-2-like, translating to MAKVERDLWRSSSPTPLLKQGHLEHIALENREVKNIDAEKNKPLSIPEGFTGTLNASGNRRLFQPFVLKGHEGISSCLTALKLSLLEFTANFFNNNYLSSCAGEKSCKELLDKGNRMSGWYTLYLPNCMAINVLCDMHTEGGGWIVFQRRIDGSVDFFRDWEEYKKGFGSHITDFWLGNEYIHLLSLFGTQELRIDLMDFDYKRTFAKYALFKVFSERENYKLSLGSFILGTAGDSLSVHHMMPFSTKDRDQDPQSNQCATTYKGAWWFNDCLDSNLNGQYKNGEHETFADGIIWKADKGYYYSYKQTEMKFRPV from the exons atggccaaggttgaaagagacctctggagatcatctagtccaaccccgctgctcaagcagggtcatctagagcacattgcactaGAAAACAGAG AGGTCAAAAACATAGATGCTGAGAAAAATAAGCCACTCTCTATTCCTGAGGGATTCACTGGAACCCTCAATGCCAGCGGCAACAGGAGACTGTTCCAGCCTTTTGTCCTCAAAG GACACGAGGGTATCAGTTCATGTCTCACAG CGCTCAAACTGTCTTTGTTGGAATTTACTGCAAACTTCTTTAATAACAATTACTTGTCTTCCTGCGCAGGAGAAAAGAGCTGCAAAGAACTGTTAGACAAAGGAAACAGGATGAGTGGTTGGTACACCCTATATCTCCCAAACTGTATGGCCATCAATGTATTGTGTGACATGCATACGGAAGGAGGTGGATGGATA GTTTTTCAGAGAAGAATAGATGGCTCTGTAGATTTTTTCCGCGACTGGGAAGAATATAAGAAAGGTTTTGGCAGCCACATAACAGATTTCTGGTTAGGGAATGAATATATTCACCTTCTGTCATTGTTTG GTACTCAGGAACTTCGCATTGACCTCATGGATTTCGATTACAAACGCACGTTTGCCAAGTATGCATTATTCAAAgtattttcagagagagaaaattataaGCTGAGTCTTGGAAGTTTCATTTTAGGTACTGCAG GGGATTCATTATCAGTCCACCATATGATGCCATTTTCAACTAAAGACCGAGATCAAGATCCTCAGTCGAATCAGTGTGCAACAACCTACAAAGGTGCTTGGTGGTTCAATGATTGCCTAGATTCCAATTTAAATGGGCAGTATAAGAATGGAGAACATGAGACATTTGCAGATGGTATAATCTGGAAGGCAGACAAAGGGTATTATTACTCCTACAAACAGACCGAAATGAAATTTCGCCCAGTTTAA